In the genome of Nyctibius grandis isolate bNycGra1 chromosome 18, bNycGra1.pri, whole genome shotgun sequence, one region contains:
- the FZD9 gene encoding frizzled-9, producing MAALRLALSVLWQLAAAGRGLELGGLEGPRGRAARCQPVDIPMCRGIGYNLTRMPNLLGHESQREAALKLHEFAPLVEYGCHVHLRFFLCSLYAPMCTDQVSASIPACRPMCEQARHNCVPIMEQFNFGWPESLDCGKLPTKNDPNALCMEAPENASAAEPHKGQGMLPVAPRPWPPGTAEGRGPNGLGACDNPEKFQYVEKSLSCAPRCSPRVDVYWSREDKDFAFIWMAVWSTLCFVSTAFTVLTFLLDPHRFQYPERPIIFLSMCYNVYSVAFIIRSVAGAENIACDRENGELYIIQEGLESTGCTIVFLILYYFGMASSLWWVVLTLTWFLAAGKKWGHEAIEAHSSYFHMAAWGIPAMKTIVILTMRKVAGDELTGLCYVGSMDVSALTGFVLIPLSCYLVIGTSFILTGFVALFHIRKIMKTGGTNTEKLEKLMVKIGVFSILYTVPATCVIVCYFYERLNVDYWNLRALERGCLHLPGRRAANCSLEASVPTVAVFMLKIFMSLVVGITSGVWVWSSKTLQTWQSLCNRKLGVRTRGKPCSGVSCGGVHCHYKAPTVMLHMTKTDPYLDNPTHV from the coding sequence aTGGCGGCTCTGCGGCTGGCCCTGTCGGTGCTGTGGCAGCTGGCGGCGGCCGGGCgcgggctggagctgggggggctggaggggccgcgggggcgggcggcgcggtgcCAGCCCGTGGACATCCCCATGTGCCGGGGCATCGGGTACAACCTGACCCGCATGCCCAACCTGCTGGGCCACGAGAGCCAGCGCGAGGCCGCCCTGAAGCTCCACGAGTTCGCCCCGCTGGTGGAGTACGGCTGCCACGTCCACCTGcgcttcttcctctgctccctctACGCGCCCATGTGCACGGACCAGGTGAGCGCCAGCATCCCCGCCTGCCGCCCCATGTGCGAGCAGGCCCGCCACAACTGCGTCCCCATCATGGAGCAGTTCAATTTCGGCTGGCCCGAGTCGCTCGACTGCGGCAAGCTGCCCACCAAGAACGACCCCAACGCGCTCTGCATGGAGGCCCCCGAGAACGCCTCGGCCGCCGAACCCCACAAGGGTCAGGGCATGCTGCCCGTGGCCCCCCGGCCCTGGCCGCCGGGCACCGCCGAGGGCCGGGGACCCAACGGGCTGGGGGCCTGCGACAACCCCGAGAAGTTCCAGTACGTGGAGAAGAGCCTCTCCTGCGCGCCCAGGTGCTCCCCCAGGGTGGACGTCTACTGGTCCCGTGAGGACAAGGACTTTGCCTTCATCTGGATGGCTGTCTGGTCCACCCTCTGCTTCGTCTCCACCGCCTTCACCGTCCTCACCTTCCTGCTCGACCCCCACCGCTTCCAGTACCCCGAGAGGCCCATCATCTTCCTCTCCATGTGCTACAACGTCTACTCCGTGGCCTTCATCATCCGCTCGGTGGCAGGGGCCGAGAACATCGCCTGCGACCGGGAGAATGGCGAGCTCTACATCATCCAGGAGGGGCTGGAGAGCACGGGCTGCACCATCGTCTTCCTCATCCTCTACTACTTTGGCATGGCCAGCTCGCTCTGGTGGGTTGTCCTCACCCTCACCTGGTTCCTGGCCGCAGGGAAGAAGTGGGGACACGAGGCAATCGAGGCCCATAGCAGCTACTTCCACATGGCCGCCTGGGGCATCCCGGCCATGAAGACCATCGTCATCCTCACGATGCGGAAGGTGGCAGGGGACGAGCTCACGGGGCTGTGCTACGTGGGGAGCATGGACGTCAGCGCCCTGACCGGCTTCGTCCTCATCCCCCTCTCCTGCTACCTGGTCATCGGCACCTCCTTCATCCTCACGGGCTTCGTCGCCCTCTTCCACATCCGGAAGATCATGAAAACGGGTGGCACCAACACAGAGAAGCTGGAGAAGCTGATGGTGAAGATCGGGGTCTTCTCTATCCTCTACACCGTCCCGGCCACTTGCGTCATCGTCTGCTACTTCTACGAGCGCCTGAACGTGGATTACTGGAACCTCAGGGCCCTGGAACGCGGCTGCTTGCACCTCcccggccgccgcgccgccaACTGCTCCTTGGAGGCCTCGGTGCCCACCGTGGCCGTCTTTATGCTAAAGATTTTCATGTCGCTGGTGGTGGGCATCACCAGCGGGGTGTGGGTGTGGAGCTCCAAGACGCTGCAGACCTGGCAGAGCTTGTGCAACAGAAAGCTGGGCGTGAGGACGCGGGGCAAGCCCTGCAGCGGGGTGAGCTGCGGCGGGGTGCACTGCCACTACAAAGCCCCCACGGTCATGCTGCACATGACCAAGACGGACCCGTACCTGGACAACCCGACGCACGTCTAG